A region from the Simiduia sp. 21SJ11W-1 genome encodes:
- a CDS encoding M48 family metalloprotease, with translation MPTPENTHPLFTRPAQWLAALALGLCLTGPGHAQDNEVKLPALGDATSGIVSPQQERALGESWARAFRAQVPTSHDPLMVEYLENLLAHLADYSQLKDKRLQLLLVKNPTMNAFAVPGGVVGVHTGLFTTANTENQMASVLAHELGHLSQRHFARGVEAQKNASIPTTAAMLASLVLMATAGGDAGMAAMMATQAAAVDNQLRFSRQNEQEADRVGMDTMVAAGLDPYAVPEMFEAMQRGTRYSRRPPEFLLTHPVTESRIADSMNRASRYPRKDYADNLRFHLMRTRVLLMQEDSPQSAIKRFTSEIEGDSLHKDASRYGLALAYLKTGQADRAQQALQPLLEKSPKQLEYQLAQAEIYSSLRTYEPAVALLQRLLKEHPASHPVNMAYADTLMKAGFYVQSEQVLERHSRRRKEDPYVWYQLAEVYGLAGNILGVHEARAEYFILNGIYDAAMVQLRNALKLAESNYHLTAILQERVRDVREMQARADLR, from the coding sequence GTGCCCACACCTGAGAACACCCACCCGCTATTTACCCGCCCCGCGCAGTGGCTGGCCGCCCTGGCCCTTGGCCTGTGCCTTACTGGCCCCGGCCACGCACAAGACAACGAAGTGAAGCTGCCGGCGCTGGGCGATGCCACCAGCGGCATTGTATCACCGCAGCAAGAGCGTGCACTGGGTGAATCCTGGGCGCGGGCGTTTCGGGCCCAGGTGCCCACCTCGCACGACCCGCTGATGGTGGAATACCTGGAAAACCTGCTTGCTCACCTGGCCGATTACAGCCAGCTCAAAGATAAGCGCCTGCAGCTGCTGCTGGTGAAAAACCCCACCATGAACGCCTTTGCCGTACCCGGTGGCGTAGTGGGCGTGCACACCGGGCTGTTTACTACCGCCAACACCGAAAACCAGATGGCCTCGGTATTGGCCCACGAACTGGGGCATTTATCCCAGCGCCACTTTGCCCGCGGCGTGGAAGCCCAGAAAAACGCCAGCATTCCCACCACCGCTGCCATGCTGGCAAGCCTGGTGCTGATGGCCACCGCCGGCGGCGATGCCGGCATGGCCGCCATGATGGCCACCCAAGCCGCCGCGGTAGACAACCAGCTGCGCTTTTCCCGCCAGAATGAACAAGAGGCCGACCGCGTAGGCATGGACACCATGGTGGCCGCCGGGCTAGACCCATACGCGGTACCCGAAATGTTCGAGGCCATGCAAAGAGGCACCCGCTACTCGCGCAGGCCGCCGGAATTTTTGCTCACCCACCCGGTGACAGAATCGCGTATTGCCGACTCCATGAACCGCGCCTCGCGCTACCCCCGTAAGGATTATGCCGATAACCTGCGCTTTCACTTGATGCGCACGCGGGTACTGCTCATGCAGGAAGACAGCCCGCAATCGGCCATTAAACGCTTCACCAGTGAAATAGAAGGCGACAGCCTGCACAAGGATGCCAGCCGCTACGGGCTGGCCCTGGCCTACCTGAAAACCGGCCAGGCCGATCGCGCACAACAGGCGCTGCAGCCGCTGCTGGAGAAGTCTCCCAAGCAGCTGGAATACCAACTTGCCCAGGCGGAAATCTACTCAAGCCTGCGCACCTATGAACCCGCCGTGGCGCTGCTGCAAAGGCTCCTGAAAGAACACCCCGCCAGCCACCCGGTGAACATGGCCTATGCCGACACCCTGATGAAAGCGGGCTTTTACGTACAAAGTGAGCAGGTACTTGAACGCCACTCACGCCGTCGCAAGGAAGACCCCTACGTGTGGTACCAGCTTGCCGAGGTGTATGGGCTGGCAGGCAATATTCTGGGCGTGCACGAGGCGCGCGCTGAATACTTCATTCTCAACGGAATATACGATGCCGCCATGGTGCAGTTGCGCAATGCCTTGAAGCTTGCCGAGAGCAACTACCACCTTACCGCCATCTTGCAAGAACGGGTGCGCGATGTGCGCGAGATGCAGGCCAGGGCCGATTTACGCTAG
- a CDS encoding DUF819 domain-containing protein, whose product MFPITNDAVELGLLAAILGGVFYTSQSNHPWARGFYRYIPALLLCYFLPSLLTTFGVIDKQSQLYYVASRYLLPASLVLLTISIDFKGIINLGPKALILFFTGTLGIVIGGPLALLFMSWAMPDVLGANLDQVWRGMTTIAGSWIGGSANQTAMKEIFGASDQIFSAMVAVDVIVANVWMAILLVMAGRSANIDKSIGADTSAITELRARVEKREAEISRLPTLPDLMMIFAVGFIITGIAHFAADNIAPWFATHYPETARFSLTSHFFWLIVIATTLGMLLSTTRVKHLEGAGASKVGSVFIYILVATIGTHMDIMAIFDNPGYFLLGGIWMLVHAILMLGMCRILKAPVFYMAVGSQANVGGAASAPIVAAAFHPSLAPVGVLLAVLGYAVGTYAAWFCGQILRMVAG is encoded by the coding sequence ATGTTTCCTATCACAAATGATGCCGTAGAGCTGGGCCTGTTGGCCGCAATTCTGGGTGGCGTATTTTATACCTCGCAAAGTAATCACCCTTGGGCGCGCGGCTTTTACCGCTATATTCCGGCCCTGCTGCTGTGTTACTTCCTGCCCTCGCTGCTCACCACCTTTGGGGTAATCGATAAACAATCGCAGCTGTATTATGTGGCCAGCCGCTACCTGCTGCCGGCAAGCCTTGTGTTGCTCACTATCAGTATCGATTTCAAAGGCATCATTAATCTGGGCCCGAAGGCGCTGATTTTGTTTTTTACCGGCACCCTCGGCATTGTGATTGGCGGGCCACTGGCGCTGCTGTTTATGTCTTGGGCAATGCCCGATGTGCTGGGTGCCAACCTCGATCAGGTGTGGCGCGGCATGACCACCATCGCCGGCTCCTGGATTGGCGGCAGCGCCAACCAAACGGCCATGAAGGAAATTTTTGGGGCCTCCGATCAGATCTTCTCGGCCATGGTGGCCGTTGATGTAATTGTGGCCAATGTGTGGATGGCCATCTTGCTGGTGATGGCCGGGCGCAGCGCCAACATCGATAAATCCATCGGTGCCGATACCTCGGCCATTACCGAATTGCGTGCACGGGTAGAAAAGCGCGAAGCGGAAATTTCACGCCTGCCCACCCTGCCGGATTTGATGATGATTTTCGCCGTGGGTTTTATCATCACAGGCATAGCGCACTTTGCCGCCGATAACATTGCCCCCTGGTTTGCCACCCACTACCCCGAAACCGCGCGCTTTAGCTTAACCAGCCACTTCTTCTGGCTGATAGTGATTGCCACTACCTTAGGTATGCTGCTGTCTACCACGCGAGTGAAGCATCTGGAGGGCGCGGGCGCGTCGAAGGTAGGCTCGGTATTTATTTACATTCTGGTGGCCACCATCGGCACCCACATGGACATCATGGCCATTTTTGATAACCCCGGTTACTTCCTGTTGGGCGGTATCTGGATGCTGGTGCACGCCATATTGATGCTCGGCATGTGCCGCATATTGAAAGCGCCGGTGTTCTACATGGCCGTGGGTTCACAGGCCAACGTGGGCGGTGCGGCCTCGGCGCCCATTGTGGCCGCGGCCTTCCACCCGTCACTGGCACCGGTGGGCGTGTTGCTGGCGGTACTGGGTTACGCAGTGGGCACTTACGCGGCCTGGTTCTGCGGCCAAATTCTGCGCATGGTTGCCGGTTAA